GTCACGGTCTTGCGTACGAAGTCGCCGTATGCCGTGTTGAGTTCACCGATGGGGACAGCGATTGCCCAGGGTTGAAGGTCCTGAACGGGCAACGGCGTCGTGTAGTCATTCCACTTCGCTTCGCCGCTTGAAATGATGGAGGCCAGGAGGGTGCTGTCCTGCACGAAGCCGACGCAGGAGCCCGTCAACAAGGCGTTCAGTGCTTCGACGTTCCCAGGGAATGCCACGATGTTCGCCCCGTACTTCTGCGCCACTGCCCGGTTGTAGTACGCGCCTTGCGTGCCACAAATGTCTTTGCCTCGGACATCTTCCCAAGTCTTGATGCCGGCGGACTTTCGGGCGAGCAGGCTCGTCCCGCCTGCGTAATAGAAGGGCTCGATGACGCCGACCACTTTCCGACGTTGGTCGTTGACCGACATGGTGGCAATCATGAGATCGATGCGGCCTTGCTGCAGGAACTCGATGCGGTTGGCGGTCTGGACCGGAACCAGTTCCAGCTTTACCTTCAGTTTCTGCGCCAGATCTGCAGCCAAGTCCGGTTCCAGGCCAACGACGGCACCCTTCGGATCGAGGTACCCGAACGGTTTGTAGTCGGTCTTCACGCCAACGCGTAGCACACCGGAGTTCTTAATACGATCCAGCGCGGGGCTTTGTGCATAGGCCTGAACCACAGTCAAAGCGGACAGGGCGGCGGTTGCCCATACGATCAGTTTCCTCATTGTCTTGTCTCCTTTTTTAATACCGCCAGAATGGCGGTGCGCTGTCGCGCGGTGTCAGGCGGCAGGCAGGGCGGATCGAAGCACAATGGCGTTGATCGGAGGCCGGAAAATCTGCCGCGTGATTTCAGTTTATGGGCTGTTGCATAAGCCAAGGGCGGTCGGCGTCCCGTATCAGGAAATCTAATACTGGCTAGCTGCAAGGCGTGCTAGTGGGGGAGGTCAATGCGGGTTTACCGAATTGGTGGATTCCCTATCTGATAGGAGGGTCACGGCAAGCACGGCTGCGCTTCCTGCGTGGTGCATAAGGCGGTGGGGGATTTTGGGGTCAGCGTGTGAGTAGATTGCGCTCAGGGTGGCAGGTCTGAATGGGCAAGCGCGACCTCGGAATTCTCCCTATCCGACGTGGGTGGGTGGAAGAAGTTGCCTAGGATATTGAACGAGTAAACCTTGGCGGTAGACCGCCAGCGGAAGGTGAGGGCCAATGTTGGACTGTGTCCCCCTGTCCCGTTAGGCACCCGGCAGGTCTGCAAAGGGCGCGTTGATCCGCGAGAGGTTGGCGACCGCGCCTTTGAATGCAGGGTTCAATCGACATCCGGGAAGAGGCGTGCTTGCGTCCGGTGTTCTCTGCCGACGTCAGAAGCCGGGCAGGGGCACGAGCGGCGGCATTTTTCCCAAAGCAGGCCAAAACGCGAGAAGGGCGGGTGCCGAGAGATCGAAATCGATCTTTGCTTTTCGCTGGAATAAGGCGAGCTGCATGATGGGCATTGAGGCGATGTGGCGAAACTGTCCTTCTAGAGTATGCGCCAGTAGGCCATGTCAAGTGCGCGTTGTCCTGTGCAACAGCGTGGGATGCGATCCTTCTACCATGGCAGGGTGCATTTGCTTCGCCGAGCTTTTGCAGGGAACAGGAAGACGCCGTGGCGCCGCGGTCTGGGCTAACCCGCGCTTCGCACTACCTGATCTGCAGGATGATCCAGCGCCAGCCGTTCATGCTTGACCTCGTCACCATGAACGGCAATACGACGATCGCGGATTTCGAATACTGGCGTTACGTCGATGCGCTGCCGGCGGCCTGAAGCGGTGCGCTGCCCGCGGGCACCGGACTGGCATGGGTGACGTAGTGGATTGCCTGCAGCACCCCGTCGACCGAAGGCGGTGCGCCGTTATCGCCGACCGACACCGACTGGCCTGGCTTGTTGACGCCAAAATGCGGACGCGATGTCGCGGTGAACAGCATCACCGTTGGCTTGCCAAGCGCGTCCGCCAGATGCACGAAGCCGGTGTCCATGCCGACAACCAGTGACGCCGCGTCGACGCGCTGCGCACACTCGGTGATCGACATGCGGGGCAGCACCTCGGCGCCGGGGATGGCCGCAGCCAGCGCCTGGGCTTCCTGCTGCTCCTTCTGCGAGCCCCAGGGCAACTGCACGCGATAGCCGCGCCGGGCCAGCTGATGCCCAACTTCCACCCAGTTCGCCTGTGGCCATTTCTTGATTTCGAGTGACGTCGCGTGGAACAGCAGCGCACGTGGCACGCCGTCGGCATTCAGCGGCGTGGCCGGTGCCGGCACCCGAAGCTCGGCCGTTTCGTGCGGCTCGATGTCGTAGCCCAGCGCGTTGGCCACCACCATGCGCATTTTCTGCCGGCAGTTGGCATCGCCATGCGGCCCGAAAATCTCGGTGTAGGCGAACACCGCCTTTGCTTCGCCAAGGAACTCGGCGGCATAGCCGAGGCGCCGCTTTGTCCGGGCGAGCCTGGCCGCAATGGCACTCTTGTAGACACCGTGAACGTCAATGGCCACGTCATAGCGCTCGCGGCGCAGCGACATCAGTGCGCTGAATATGCCGCGCAGGTCGCGCCATTTGCGGCCATTCTTCTTGAACTGGCGCAGGGGCGGCGCAATGACACGATCGACGCCTACCGCCCAGTTGGGGATATCCGCGCACGACGCGTCGGCAATCCAGTCGATTTTGGCTTCCGGATAGGCGCGCCGCAGGTCGTACAGCAGCGGCAGGGTATGCACCATGTCGCCAAGCGACGTGATCTTGATTACCAGGATGCGCTTCATGCGGGGGACGGCTTGATTGAGCGAGCGCGGCCGGATCTGCCCGCGGCGGGCCAGTATGCCCCAGGCCGCCGCTCCAGCGCGTGACAATTGCGTAATGAACGACACACTCTCAGCTCGCCATTCGGCCCTGCGTCGAGCGGGCCGTTGGCGCGTTGTTTACAGGGCAGGCTGGTCCGGTCAAAAAGTGCGTACTTCGGTATTGCGCTTCGTACCCTTGGTAAGCGTTGGCGTCGCCATCCGCAGAATGCGCCTCTGCAGACCGCGACAAGGCCGGAGCCTACCGGCAGTTTTCCGAATTGTTCACTATCGTGCCTCCGGAGACTCCTCGCCGTGAAAGGCATTGCGCTTCCATTG
The sequence above is a segment of the Cupriavidus pauculus genome. Coding sequences within it:
- a CDS encoding transporter substrate-binding domain-containing protein, producing the protein MRKLIVWATAALSALTVVQAYAQSPALDRIKNSGVLRVGVKTDYKPFGYLDPKGAVVGLEPDLAADLAQKLKVKLELVPVQTANRIEFLQQGRIDLMIATMSVNDQRRKVVGVIEPFYYAGGTSLLARKSAGIKTWEDVRGKDICGTQGAYYNRAVAQKYGANIVAFPGNVEALNALLTGSCVGFVQDSTLLASIISSGEAKWNDYTTPLPVQDLQPWAIAVPIGELNTAYGDFVRKTVTQWHASGYLIEEEKKWGLKPTEFLKENQTKLAAGK
- the waaC gene encoding lipopolysaccharide heptosyltransferase I, with product MKRILVIKITSLGDMVHTLPLLYDLRRAYPEAKIDWIADASCADIPNWAVGVDRVIAPPLRQFKKNGRKWRDLRGIFSALMSLRRERYDVAIDVHGVYKSAIAARLARTKRRLGYAAEFLGEAKAVFAYTEIFGPHGDANCRQKMRMVVANALGYDIEPHETAELRVPAPATPLNADGVPRALLFHATSLEIKKWPQANWVEVGHQLARRGYRVQLPWGSQKEQQEAQALAAAIPGAEVLPRMSITECAQRVDAASLVVGMDTGFVHLADALGKPTVMLFTATSRPHFGVNKPGQSVSVGDNGAPPSVDGVLQAIHYVTHASPVPAGSAPLQAAGSAST